A region of the Terriglobales bacterium genome:
GTCGACATGGAAGGTTTTGCGGTCGGGGAAGTAGCACACGCCCACGGGCTGCCCTTTCTGGCGGCCAAGGCGGTTTCCGACGACCTCGGCTTCGAATTGCCGCCGCTGCAGGGCTTCGTGGACGGGGAAGGGAAGTTCGAGGCAGGACGCTTCGTGGCGCAGGCCGCGGTGCATCCCGGCTGGTGGAGAAGGATCGCGCGCTTGAAGCGACACAGCGATCGGGCGGCCGAGGCGCTGGCGAGATTGCTGGAAGAGTTGATCCGGCAGCACGCCGGCAAGACCGAGGCGGCCGCCGTGATGCAGCACTAGATCAACATGGCGACGGCCACAGAATCCGGGAGCCGGCAGGTGCAGGGGGCGATCCCCGCGACCATGCAGGCTGCGGTCTACCGCGGCAAGGGCGACGTCCGCCTGGAGACGGTGCCGGTGCCGGCCCTGGGGGCGGGCGAGCTGCTGCTCCGGGTGCACACCTGCGGCATCTGCGGCACCGATCTCAAGAAGATCTCCACCGGCTCGCACTCCGCCCCCCGCATCTTCGGCCACGAGACGGCAGGGGTGGTGGCGGCGGTAGGCGAAGGCGTGACCCGGTTCCAGCCCGGCGACCGGGTGATGGCATTCCACCACATCCCCTGCGGCGAGTGCTTCTACTGCCGGCATCGGGTCTACGCCCAGTGCCCGGTGTACAAGCAGGTGGGCTGCACGGCGGGCTTCGAGCCCTCGGGGGGCGGCTTCGCCGAGTACGTGCGGGTGATGGACTGGATCGTCCACCGGGGTGTGGTGCGCATCCCCGGCGAGGTGAGCTTCGAGCAGGCCAGTTTCGTCGAGCCGGTCAACACCTGCATGAAGGGCATCGAGGGCCTGCGCCTGGAGGCGGGGGAGACGGTGCTGGTCATGGGGCAGGGGCCCATCGGCATCCTTTTGGCGATACTAGCCAAAGGGGTGGGGGCTAGCGTTATCACTTCCGATTTGTTCCCCCAAAGGCATACAATTGGGAGAAGTTACGGACTTGACTGCACCATCGACGCCTCGCGCGTCGATACGATACA
Encoded here:
- a CDS encoding zinc-dependent dehydrogenase — encoded protein: MATATESGSRQVQGAIPATMQAAVYRGKGDVRLETVPVPALGAGELLLRVHTCGICGTDLKKISTGSHSAPRIFGHETAGVVAAVGEGVTRFQPGDRVMAFHHIPCGECFYCRHRVYAQCPVYKQVGCTAGFEPSGGGFAEYVRVMDWIVHRGVVRIPGEVSFEQASFVEPVNTCMKGIEGLRLEAGETVLVMGQGPIGILLAILAKGVGASVITSDLFPQRHTIGRSYGLDCTIDASRVDTIQTVRGLTGGRGADAVIVAAAGNNLIGPALEAARPGGRVLLFAQTVRSQAAIDPAAICVDEKTLLGSYSASVDLQEKSVEFVLGRKADLTSLITHRFPLSSAVEALDFAAHPRPESMKVVIQPGSNWEGRSK